A genomic window from Osmia bicornis bicornis chromosome 4, iOsmBic2.1, whole genome shotgun sequence includes:
- the LOC114875197 gene encoding ankyrin repeat, SAM and basic leucine zipper domain-containing protein 1-like, with amino-acid sequence MEIDEKQMFESNMINACMMGHFQVIHKYLELYNINDVLCTGWTPLLYAASGAQAEVIDYFIKNGADVNKHKDGYTPLMILCNSSKNTVETRLTCLKLLTKAGANVNASNKQKQTPLMFASMSQEPEFVAELIKHVKNIDAYDNRKQTALMYAIIANKPEIVKILVENTANVALTDINDLTARDIASMKGYDKILSLLHFNEEVEEETIPTYEIAKMYNWMDMFPLLTNISNKTIDFDVYTILHGMGLEKYSYIFQGTSLKAFLKLTEQDLCRLGIEINAHRIQFIEHLHKFHRKKWSIQSIGAIDKSLPYTLYDGIVSLGTVAKQVAIIGTSFEHIKNDLLKANDNNIHLTKEQMSNYEEEIVKTQKTLCVLKKELEQMGALSKKIRKDDNIGTPATYICPKNHRINWSILLGITLTVGIYFSKRVYIQTY; translated from the exons ATGGAGATCGATGAGAAACAAATGTTTGAATCTAACATGATAAATGCATGTATGATGGGACATTTCCAAGTTATTCACAAATATCTTGAAT TATACAACATAAATGACGTTTTATGTACTGGATGGACACCGCTCTTATATGCTGCATCAGGTGCACAAGCAGAAGTTATTGactattttataaagaatgGGGCTGATGTTAATAAACATAAAG ATGGATATACCCCATTAATGATATTATGCAATTCCTCAAAAAATACAGTGGAAACTCGCCTAACGTGTTtaaagttattaacaaaagCAGGTGCTAATGTAAATGCAAGCAATAAGCaaaa aCAAACACCTCTAATGTTTGCTTCTATGTCGCAAGAACCAGAATTTGTGGCAGAACTAATAAAAcatgttaaaaatattgatgCATACGACAATAGAAAACAAACT GCTCTGATGTATGCCATAATAGCTAACAAACCAGAAATAGTTAAAATATTAGTGGAAAATACAGCCAATGTTGCATTAACTGACATTAATGATTTAACTGCTAGAGATATAGCTTCTATGAAAGGATATGATAAA ATTCTAtctttattacattttaatgaagaagtagaagaagaaaccaTACCTACTTATGAAATAGCTAAAATGTATAATTGGATGGATATGTTTCCATTGTTAACTAATATAAGCAATAAAACTATAGATTTTGACGTATATACAATTTTACATGGAATGGGCTTAGAAAAGTATAGTTACATCTTTCAAGGGACGAGCCTTAAAGCTTTTTTAAAGTTAACGGAACAAGACCTCTGCCGATTAGGAATAGAAATTAATGCACATAGAATTCAATTTATAGAACATCTTCATAAATTTCATAGGAAAAAATGGAGTATACAGAGTATTGGTGCAATCGATAAGTCTTTACCTTATAC ATTATATGACGGTATAGTTTCTTTAGGTACAGTAGCCAAACAGGTTGCAATTATCGGCACTAGTTTTGAGCATATTAAGAACGATTTACTAAAAGCAAATGATaacaatatacatttaaccaAAGAACAAATGTCTAATTATGAagaagaaattgtaaaaacACAAAAAACTCTATGCGTGCTCAAAAAGGAACTTGAACAAATGGGAGCACTCTCGAAAAAG ATTCGAAAGGATGATAATATTGGTACACCAGCGACGTATATTTGTCCAAAAAACCATAGGATTAATTGGTCTATACTTTTAGGTATTACACTTACTGTGGGAATATATTTCTCTAAAAGAGTATATATTCAAACTTATTAG